A single Lolium perenne isolate Kyuss_39 chromosome 6, Kyuss_2.0, whole genome shotgun sequence DNA region contains:
- the LOC127308993 gene encoding transcription termination factor MTEF18, mitochondrial-like translates to MLRRRTILTRLLSSPTTSPIASLHRLLSAASPNPSFAVEDYLVGTCGLTRAQALKASAKLSHLKSPTNPDAVLAFLGGLGLSRADIAAVVAKDPKFLCASVDRTLASTVTDLTGTGLSHTEIARLVSLAPFSFRSRSIGSNLPYCVRLFGSYENLTRALKFSNYLLTRSLDKVVKPNVAFLHECGIDATGIASLCLAEPWLLGTKPEQVRAMAVRAEAVGVPRGSGMFRLALQAVAFRSDETIAVKVEQLKNAFRWSDAEVGTAVCKLPMLLTMSKDTMQSKSEFLISEVGLEPGYIARRPAMLGLSLKGRLRPRYYTVKFLKDNGLLDRERDYFNTFAASEKVFVEKFIYRHKDAAPHLAEDYVAACRGEGPTNFRFT, encoded by the coding sequence ATGCTCCGACGACGCACCATCCTCACCCGCCTCCTATCTTCTCCCACCACCTCGCCCATAGCAtctctccaccgcctcctctccgccgcctccccaaaccctagcttcgccGTGGAGGACTACCTCGTCGGCACCTGCGGCCTCACCCGAGCCCAGGCGCTCAAGGCCTCCGCCAAGCTCTCCCACCTCAAGTCCCCCACCAATCCCGATGCAGTCCTCGCCTTCCTCGGCGGCCTCGGCCTCTCCAGAGCCGACATTGCCGCCGTGGTCGCCAAGGACCCCAAGTTCCTCTGCGCCAGCGTAGACAGAACGCTGGCCTCCACCGTTACCGACCTCACCGGAACCGGCCTCTCACATACCGAGATCGCGCGCCTCGTCTCGCTCGCCCCCTTCAGCTTCCGCAGCAGATCCATCGGCTCCAACCTACCCTACTGCGTGCGCCTTTTCGGCTCCTACGAGAACCTCACCCGAGCGTTGAAGTTCAGCAACTACCTCCTCACAAGAAGCCTCGACAAGGTGGTCAAGCCCAATGTCGCGTTCCTACACGAGTGCGGGATAGATGCTACTGGCATCGCCTCGCTGTGCCTCGCCGAGCCATGGCTACTTGGCACCAAACCAGAGCAAGTCCGGGCCATGGCCGTGCGCGCTGAAGCTGTAGGCGTGCCCCGCGGCTCTGGGATGTTCAGGCTTGCGCTGCAGGCTGTCGCGTTCCGCAGCGACGAGACGATCGCTGTCAAAGTGGAGCAACTGAAGAACGCGTTCAGGTGGTCCGATGCTGAGGTAGGCACCGCTGTTTGCAAGTTGCCAATGCTGCTCACAATGTCCAAGGACACGATGCAGAGCAAATCGGAGTTCCTTATCTCTGAGGTGGGGTTGGAACCGGGCTACATTGCTCGTCGGCCGGCAATGCTCGGTCTTAGCCTCAAGGGCCGGCTCAGGCCCCGGTACTACACTGTAAAGTTCCTCAAGGATAATGGATTGCTAGATCGCGAGCGGGATTACTTCAATACATTTGCGGCGAGCGAGAAGGTATTTGTGGAGAAATtcatttaccgtcacaaggatgcTGCCCCACACCTCGCTGAAGACTATGTGGCCGCTTGCAGAGGAGAAGGGCCGACTAACTTCAGATTTACATGA